The segment GGGGGAGAATATAGCAGCTGCCGTAGATTTGGCTGAACTAATTACTATTGCCCGGTCCGCACCGTCTTTAACCTCACCTTATCGCCAAAAAATCTTAAATAACTTTGAGGTCAGCTTGGCTGTGGCCCGGGATGAGGCGTTTAACTTCTACTATCAAGATGGTTTAGACTTGTTAACGGCGATGGGTGCGAAGCTAAAATTTTTTAGCCCTGTGAGGGATAAGGCAATCCCTGAGAATGTAGACGGCATCATTATCGGCGGTGGGTTCCCCGAGACCCACTTAGATGAGTTGGCAAGGAATCGGCAAATGCTGGAATCACTAAACGCTGCACATCACCTTGGTATGCCTATCTATGCCGAATGCGGCGGTTTGATGTTTCTTACAGAGCGGGTAAAGGACCATGATGGGAGGATTTATGAACTGGCCGGTTTGGTTCCAGGCACCTGTGTCATGGGAAAACGACTGGTTGGTATGGGATATATCAAGGCCCAGGCCCTAACGGACAATATCTTATGTCTTAAGGGACAAGAACTGCAGGGGCATGAATTTCATTACTCCGAGTATCACGGTTCATTACATAAGCCGGCTTTTGCTTTTTCCGGAGGTCGGGGAGCGAACGGTAGGTTTGACGGCTTCACCCACAATAATCTACTGGCTTCATATCTGCATCTGAATTTTTTGGGTGTACCTGATGCAGCACGCAGTTTTTTGACAGCTTGCCAACAGTTTGGGAGGCGAGAGGGGAATGGCTAGTTACGGGTTGATACATGTATATTTTGGTGACGGCAAGGGGAAGACTACAGCGGTTTTGGGTCTAATTCTGCGAGCATTGGGCAGGGGCGCTGACGTAGCATTAATCCAGTTTATGAAAGGAAGCACATATTCCGGTGAAATTTATTCCCTGTCTCGTTTTTCCAGCCAATTGCAGCATTTTAAGTTTGGTTGGACTTGCCCCCGCAGTGCCATGATAAAATCCGGGGAAGCAAAGTGTCAAAAATGCGGTCAGTGTTTTCAGGAGAACCGCGACCCCCGGTACGGTTTCGCTAAAGCCGCTTTGCGTAAGGCCGGGGAATTAATGGCAGCAGGCACGTGTCAGGTTATGGTACTGGACGAGGTAGGTAATGCACTGCGCCGCGGATTGATATCGGAAGCCGAATTTCTTGATTTTCTCAATAGTCGGGACGGTAACACAGAGTTAATATTGACCGGCCGTACCATGCCGAAAAAGGTATTGGAGCAAGCTCATTACGTTACCAAGGTAGCAGCTGTGAAACATCCTTTCAAAGACGGGGTAGACAGCCGCAGGGGAATTGAATATTAGGAGGTAGTAACTATGAGTAAATTGGAAAGAACAATTCAGGCCATAGAACCATTAAATGAGGTAGCAATGCATGAGGCACAACAACGATTGGATAACCTTACCAAACCACCGGGTAGTCTGGGGGTATTAGAAGATGTGGTCAAAAAAATAGCGGGTATTATCGGAAAAGCTGCTCTGCCCCAAAGCATGGAAAAGGTAATTATCCTTATGGCCGGTGACCATGGTGTGGTTGCCGAAGGAGTCAGTGCATTTCCTCAAGAGGTCACTCCTCAGATGATACTTAACTTTGCTAACGGCGGTGCAGCTATCAATGTTTTAGCAAAGCATGCAGGAGCTAGATTATATATGGTGGATGTGGGGGTGGCAGTGGACCTGCCTGACCTGCCGGGATTGGATAAGCGAAAGATAGCCTATGGCACGAAAAATATGGCCCAGGGGCCTGCCATGACCATGGAAGAAGCCATTGCAGCACTGGAAGTGGGCATCGATGTAGTCAACGCCCTAATTGATAAGGGAGCGTCTTTTGTGGCTATGGGCGAAATGGGTATCGGCAACACCACGCCCAGTGCTGCGTTGCTTTCAGTTCTGGAGGGATTGCCGATAGAAGAAGCAGTGGGTCGCGGCACCGGCGTAAACGATGAAGGGCTCCGCAGGAAAATTACGGCTATAAATAAGGCACTGGATGTAAACCGGCCTAATTCCGAGCAGCCCTTGGATGCTCTGGTAAAAGTGGGCGGACTAGAGATCGCAGGATTAGCCGGTGTGGTATTGGGGGCGGCTGCAAGGAGAGTGCCGGTAATGGTTGACGGCTTTATTTCCGGAGCTGCAGCTTTGGTGGCAGTAAAGATGGCGCCTCTGGCAAAACATTACCTCATTGGCTCCCATCTTTCAGTAGAACCGGGCCATCGCAAAATGCTGGATGCCATGGAGCTAAAGCCTACTTTAATGATGGATATGCGCTTGGGTGAGGGAACCGGTGCAGCACTGGGTATGTTGATGGTGGATGCAGCTGTCAAGATTTTGAACGAAATGGCCACATTCGATGATGCCGGTGTTTCCAGGGAGTAGTATATGTCTATGTTAAAGAGATTTGTTTGCGCGTTACAATTCCTTACCAGATTACCGGTGGGGTTCAAGCCCAACATCACCCAAAACGATTTTGCACGCAGCATGGCCTTTTTTCCGGTAGTGGGAGTAATAGTTGGCTGTTGCCTATGGCTTTCTTATTGGTTACTGGGAGATATGCTGATCCCGGAAGTAATCGCGGCGATTATTCTTATGGTCGGGATTGCTATCACCGGAGCATTACATTTAGACGGATTTATGGATACCATGGACGGTCTGTTCTGCGGTCGTACCCGCGAAAGGCGCTTGGAAATTCTACGGGACAGCAGGGTAGGCGCTCATAGTGTAGTGTCCGTGGTGATGCTTACTCTGCTAAAATGGGCTTTGTTGTTGCAGCTATTCCAAGATGGTGCAATGATATTGCCGGCTTTGTTGCTCATGCCTGTCTACGGGCGCTTAAATATGGTGTTGGCCACATTCTTCTTTCCTTATGTCAGGGAGGAAGGTCTGGGAAAAGCCTTTTCACAATCCCTGCGAAGGGTGGATATTAGTTTTGCAATACTTTTTACCGCCGCTTTTACCGGTGCACTATTATCATGGGTGGGCCTGGCT is part of the Metallumcola ferriviriculae genome and harbors:
- a CDS encoding cobyrinate a,c-diamide synthase, with amino-acid sequence MNMPRVVIGGTHSGVGKTTLATGIMAALKNQGLRVQGFKVGPDYIDPGYHRLATGTMSRNLDCWMLGEDRLLQSFTGAAESADISVVEGVMGLFDGAREDGAGSTAHVARLLQAPVILVVDVKSMGQSAAAVVYGYQHLWPDLNIKGVIINKVASEKHYAMVRESIEKKCNIPVIGAVYRDAALATPERHLGLLPVAEHDEVDEKISRLGENIAAAVDLAELITIARSAPSLTSPYRQKILNNFEVSLAVARDEAFNFYYQDGLDLLTAMGAKLKFFSPVRDKAIPENVDGIIIGGGFPETHLDELARNRQMLESLNAAHHLGMPIYAECGGLMFLTERVKDHDGRIYELAGLVPGTCVMGKRLVGMGYIKAQALTDNILCLKGQELQGHEFHYSEYHGSLHKPAFAFSGGRGANGRFDGFTHNNLLASYLHLNFLGVPDAARSFLTACQQFGRREGNG
- a CDS encoding cob(I)yrinic acid a,c-diamide adenosyltransferase, whose translation is MASYGLIHVYFGDGKGKTTAVLGLILRALGRGADVALIQFMKGSTYSGEIYSLSRFSSQLQHFKFGWTCPRSAMIKSGEAKCQKCGQCFQENRDPRYGFAKAALRKAGELMAAGTCQVMVLDEVGNALRRGLISEAEFLDFLNSRDGNTELILTGRTMPKKVLEQAHYVTKVAAVKHPFKDGVDSRRGIEY
- the cobT gene encoding nicotinate-nucleotide--dimethylbenzimidazole phosphoribosyltransferase, translated to MSKLERTIQAIEPLNEVAMHEAQQRLDNLTKPPGSLGVLEDVVKKIAGIIGKAALPQSMEKVIILMAGDHGVVAEGVSAFPQEVTPQMILNFANGGAAINVLAKHAGARLYMVDVGVAVDLPDLPGLDKRKIAYGTKNMAQGPAMTMEEAIAALEVGIDVVNALIDKGASFVAMGEMGIGNTTPSAALLSVLEGLPIEEAVGRGTGVNDEGLRRKITAINKALDVNRPNSEQPLDALVKVGGLEIAGLAGVVLGAAARRVPVMVDGFISGAAALVAVKMAPLAKHYLIGSHLSVEPGHRKMLDAMELKPTLMMDMRLGEGTGAALGMLMVDAAVKILNEMATFDDAGVSRE
- the cobS gene encoding adenosylcobinamide-GDP ribazoletransferase, which gives rise to MLKRFVCALQFLTRLPVGFKPNITQNDFARSMAFFPVVGVIVGCCLWLSYWLLGDMLIPEVIAAIILMVGIAITGALHLDGFMDTMDGLFCGRTRERRLEILRDSRVGAHSVVSVVMLTLLKWALLLQLFQDGAMILPALLLMPVYGRLNMVLATFFFPYVREEGLGKAFSQSLRRVDISFAILFTAAFTGALLSWVGLAVGVVVIGTAMLSAAAITRLLGGLTGDVYGWINEISEVVWLFLLLLMLS